CCACGCCGAACCCGAGGGCCAGCACGAAATTGATGCCAAGAATGAGGGCGACAAGCAGCGTGCCGATCGCGATACCGCCGCAGATCATGGCATAGCGGCCGAGCGTGATGGTGAGGCCGGCTCGCACAAGGCGGGCCTGCAGCTCTTCTTTCTTCGGCATCATGTCGGCAAGGATGCCGGCTAGCCCCGTTTCTTCCTGTCCGACCCGGATCGAACGACCGGACTGCGGACCACCGCGCGCGCCTGCCACGAAACGCGCCTTGAAACGATCAAGCTTTGCCTGCGTTTCCTTGCGCGTCTTGCCAAGGAGCATGGTGAAAAGCAGACCGCCGCCCACCAGCACGAGCATGGTAAGCCCGATGACGATCAGCATGATTTGGGAGTTCATGGTTTCCATAGCGCCCCCTTACCCGTTCATCGCGTCCATGAGGGCGCGGCCAAGGCCGAAATATTCTGCCTTCGGCAGGAAATGAGGGCGAACCCCGGTGGATTTGAAATCGCCGACCAGACGACCGCTTTCGTCCTCGCCCGTGAATTCGAACTTGAACAGATCCTGCGTGGTGATCACGTCGCCTTCCATGCCCACCACTTCGGTAACGTGGGTGGTGCGGCGGCCACCGTCGCGCATCCGCTGCACCTGCACGATCAGGTCGAGCGACGAGGAAATCTGCTCGCGGATCGCCTTCGTGGGCAGGTGAAGGCCTGCCATGTTGACCATGTTTTCAAGGCGGGTCAGGGCCTCGCGCGGGCGGTTGGCGTGGATGGTGCCCATCGAGCCGTCGTGGCCGGTGTTCATGGCCTGCAGCATGTCGATGGCCTCGCCGCCCCGAATCTCGCCAAGGATGATACGGTCCGGGCGCATGCGGAGGGCGTTTTTCACGAGGTCGCGCATCGTGATCTCGCCCTGGCCTTCAAGGTTCGCAGGGCGGGTTTCAAGACGCACCACGTGCGGCTGTTGCAGTTGCAGCTCGGCCGCATCCTCGATGGTGACGACGCGCTCGCCCTTGTCGATCATGCGTGACAGGGCGTTGAGCATGGTGGTCTTACCCGAACCCGTACCACCCGAGATCAGGATATTCAGGCGGCAGGCGCCGGCGATTTTCAGAAGTTTTGCAAGCGGCGGCGAGATACTCTTGAAATCGAGCATCTTGTCGAGCGTGATCTTGTCTTTCGCAAATTTCCGGATCGAGATCGAAGCGCCGTCGATGGCGAGCGGCGGAATGATCACGTTCACGCGGCTGCCGTCCATCAGGCGGGCGTCGCAGATCGGCGAGCTTTCATCGACGCGGCGGCCAACAGCCGACACGATACGCTGCGCGATGTTCAGCAGGTGCTGGTTGTCGCGGAAGGTGACGTCGGTCAGCGCCAGCTTGCCCTTGCGTTCGGCGTAGACCTGCCTTGGGCCGTTCACCATGATATCGGTGACAAGCTCGTCCGCGAGCAAGGGCTCGAGCGGGCCGAGGCCCAGCATATCGTCAAGCAGCAGGCTGACGAGGTCGCGCTGCTCGGTCAAGTTCAGGTGGATCTTTTCCTGCACCAGCAACTCGCCGACGACTTCGCCGACCTGTTCGGCAAGCTCGGGGCGCGGCAGTTCGGCGGCGGCGGCGGGGTCGATATGCTCCATCAGAAGCGGCTGGACCTTTTCCTTGGCCTCAATGAGCGTCTGTTTCTTGCGGCCTTCCTTCTCCTTCGCGGCAGAAGGGGCTGCGGTCATCTCGTCGCCAATGGAGCCGATGGTCGATTCCACCTCGTTGAGGAGGTAGGTGACGATATCGGCGCTTTCCTGCGAGCTTGGCTCCAGCCCGGCATTGGCGGCGAGCTCCGCCACGAATTTGCTCAGCCGTGTGGTGATTTCGGCCTTTGTCGACATGCGGACTTCGTCCGCCGTCAGCAGATCACGCAGGCGGCCTTCGGCGAGGGCGGCGAGATAATCAACGATATCGCCGGACGGGCTCGGAGGCGGCGGCAGGTCGTCGGCGGGTGTGTCGAAAACGGGTTCCTGCGGTTCGTCGAGCAATGCAGAAGCATCGAAAGACGCGGGCGCGTCGGATTGTCCGGGCTGCCCCTTGCCGAAGCCGCCGGGCCGCCCGAATGTCCGCTGTCTTTTCCCGAATGCCGTTGCTTTCATACCTGCCTACCGTCTACTGCCACAGACGAACCGTCAGTCCATCACCGTTTCAGCAATTTCCCGATCCACGAAGCCTTCTTGGCCTTATCGCCGCTGGTGCCCGCATCGAAACGACGGGAGAGCGCGGCCAGCGCCTGCGACATTTTGGAGCCCGGCACCGCATCCATGATCACCGTCCCTTTGCGCGAAGCCATCAGAAGGCTTTTTGCATCAAGCGGGATGGAAACAGCCACCGATGCCTCGATCGAAGCTTCGAAGTCCTTGTCTTCCACTTCATTCTGGCCCGGCACGGTCATGGACGCAACCACATGGAGGGTCGCATCGGGCTTCACCGATTTGATGTGGGACATCAGGCGGATACAGTCGCGGGCCGAACGCAGGCTGAAGTCGGTCACCAGCACGATGTCGGTCGCCGAATTCAGAATATCGGAATGGTCTGCGAGCGCCCCGCGCGGCAGATCCACCACCACGGTGTTGTAATTGTCCGAAAGCGCCTTCACGAGATGGTCAAGGGCGCCCGCATCAGGTTCCCGCAGGGAACCAACGGGGGCTTCGGTGCCGAGGATCGAAAGCCTGTCGATCGGCTTCACCACGGCGCGCTCCAGGAACAGGCCATCCACCCGGCTCGGGTTTTCCAGCGCATCGGCAAGGCCGCGACCGGGCTCCAGATCGAATAGGAGCGCGCTGACGCCGAAATAAAGGTCCATATCGAGAAGGACGGTCTGTTCGCCGCCCTGGGCACGGTCCCACGCGAGGTTTGCCGCAATCGTGCTGGCACCAAGGCCACCGCGCACGCCGATCACCACGATCTGATGCTTGTCGCCGGGGGCTTTCTGGGCCTGTGCCGGCTCTTCCTCAGCCACCGCAAGTGCATTCAGGGCCGATACGACCGATTCACGCAATTGCGCCGGGTCAAGCGGCTTGACGAGATAGTCGTGCACGCCAGCGCCGATCAGGTCGCGGTAAAGTGTCACATCGTTGAGTGTGCCGAGCGCCAGAACCATGGTTTCCTGCTGGCATACTTCAGCCAGCGCCTGCATGTCGGCGCGCGGATCAACCGATTCGGACAGGTCGACGATCAGGAACTCGGGCACCGGCATGGCGCCAAGTGCACGCACGGCACCAGCGATGCCGCCGCCGAAGATCATGTCGACCGCAAGACCCTGTTCGCCCGCGATGGGGGCAAGGAGCTTGCCGGTCAGGTCATCGCACACCCACGCGCCAAACTGTTCGCGATCGAGGGCTGCTTTCTTGTTGCCTGCTTTCTGCATCTCACGCTTTCCCCTAGTTACCGAAGAGCGAATTCAGCGCGCGCGAAACGGTGGTGTTGTTGCCACCATCTGCTGCCGCTTGCTGGTGCGTCTTCGCCCGACCGGTTGCCTGCGGGTTCGGTTGTGCGCCGTCCGGTTTCCTGCCACCGACCAGATCGGCAGGGTCTGCCACCATCAGCGCAAGGTTCGCATTGGTTGCGCAGCCGAAGCCCGACGAGGTGTTGTTGAACTGGTTGTCGCTTTTTGTATCGACCCAGTTGTTGCACGAGGGCGGTGTGACCACGTGCCGCTCGACATAGAGAACGAGGTCGCCGGAAGCGGGTGTTGCGCCGAAGGCTGCGAAGCCTTGAACTTCAAGGCCGCGGGCGCGAACGAAATCGGCAATCGCGCCGATCCGGTCTGGTGATGCGGCGGCGGCACCATCAAGGAAGAGGCGGTCGCCATACCCGGCCTTGATGCCATCAAGGAAGGCGCCAAGGGCGACATAGGTGACGTTGGACGGTGTTGCCGTGCCATCGCTTTCCGCGTTGATCACATGGGTCAGGCGCACCATCTGCACTTCGGCGCGGACGGGCGCGTCGATTGCGTGGGGCACCTGTTCCTGACCGCCGCAGGCGGCAAGGCCCAGGAGCGAGCCGGAAATCATTCCGAGGCGGGCGATTTTATGGATCATGGTCATTTCCCTGTCCCTTCCTCACTCAATTGATCTGGAAGCCAGCGCGTTCCTTGCGGGAAACGCCGGTCTGCTGGTCCATCGGGGCAGCCTTGTCGCCGGGCTTGGCGATGTAGGCCTGACCGCTGGTGATGCGGTCGAGATCGCCCTTGGCTTCGAAACCATCGGTCGGCAGAACGATCTGGCGGTCCGAAACCGGCTCCACAAGATAGGGCGTGACGACGATCAGAAGCTCGGTCTCGTTGCGGCGGAAATCGTCGCTCTTGAAGAGGGCACCAAGGATCGGAATATCACCAAGGCCCGGATATTTGGTGGCGTCCTGCGTGGTGCGGTTCTGCAGGAGGCCCGCAATTGCGAAGGATTGGCCGCTGCCAAGTTCGACAGTGGTCTGTGCCCGACGGCTTGAGATTGCGGGTACGCTGATGCCGTTGATATCGATGGCGCCGGCGGTTGAAAGTTCACTGACCTCAGGCGAGACCGCGATGTTGATGCGGCCGCTGTCGAGCACGGTCGGCGTGAAGGCAAGCGACACACCGAACTGGCGGAACTGGATACCGAAGGCGCCGCCCGTGGAACTCGGGACCGGGATCGGGAATTCGCCGCCAGCGAGGAAGCTTGCCTGCTGGCCCGACTGGGCTGTCAGGTTCGGTTCGGCCAGCACGCGCAGGAACCCGTTTTGGTCGAGCGCGTCGATGGCGAAATTGAGGTCAATCCCGTGGGCGCCGTAATTGAAGACGGTGCGGGTGCCCGACTGCGGGAAGGCAAAGGATTGCACCGGCAGACCGGTGACCGGGTCAGCGATGGTGCTGACATAATCAGCACCCTGCGCGATGCCGAACAGGAAGTCGGTGCCGAAGAGGCTTTCCCAGTTCACGCCGAACTGCTTCATCGCAGAGCGCGAGACTTCGGCAATGCGGACCCGCAGGTTCACCTGCGTCGGCTGCACAACGCCGATCCGGTTGAGGATGGTGAGCGAACCGCTGCCGAACGAGGTTGCGAGGTTTTCGGCCAGTGCCGCTTCCTCGGGGCTCGAAACCGTGCCCTCGAGAATGAGGCTGTTGCCGAGGATGGCGGTTGCGAGCCTGTATTTCGGCAGCATCCGCTTCAGCGCGACATTGAGCGATTCCAGATTCTGGGTCGTCTCGATATGCGCCGAATAGATGGTGCGGTCTTCACTGTCGAGCGCGAAGAGCGAGGTCTCGCCGCGGTTCTTGCCGAAAACATAGACCACGCGGGGCGATTTCACCTGGATGTCGGCGACGGTCGGGTCAGCGACGAAAATTTCGGTCGCGGGACGGTCGAGCCGGATCAGGCGGCCGCGCCCGATTTCGAGCGAGATTTTGGAGCCTGCCGCCGGGGCGACGATCGAGGCGCCTTGCTGGCGCTCGGTCTGGTCGCCGTCAGCGAGGACGGGCAGGGCCATGAAGGGCACGACGAGCGCGGCCTTGCAGGCGAGTTTGAGGGTAGAGAGCCGCGTACGCATCAGTTGGCTCCTTCGTCATCTGCCGGCGCGTCGCCGTCGTTGATTTCCTGGCCACCTTCGGTCGGTGTACCGACAAGCGAAGCGCCACTCGAACCTGTGCGTTTCACGGGCATGCCCTCGCCGGAATCGAGCGGAACCATGCGGGTAGCAGTGCTGCCGCGATAAACTGTGATGATGTTGTCGTTGGCGACATCCCCCATCTTCGGCATGAAGTTGCCGATATCCGAATCGACGGCGTAGGAGCCGCTGACATCGCGGGGCTGGTCGCCATCGGGCACGCCGTTGGCGGCAAGGCTGCGCAGCGAAAGCGACAGGTCACCGATTTCATCAAGCACCAGAATGCGCTCCACCATTGCGGGCGGCAGCTCAAGCGTTGCCGAGCTCGGCGCTTTCTTCTTCTTGCCTTCAACAGGACGGGCTTCGCTTGCATCATTGAGGGCCAGCATGCGGATGTTTTCCATCACCGTTTCGCTGACCGTATGCATGCGGCGAATCTGGCGACCGTTTTCGTAGGCGGTGCGCTGCACATCATGAGTGAGGATCACATCGACCCGGTCGCCAGGCTGGGCGAAGCCGCCAACGCCGGTGTAATTATTGACCTGCACCGTCATGGCGCGCATGCCCGGGGTCAGGGCCGCTGCCACATAACCGCGCTCGCCCGGGGCCACAAGCGAGGTCCGGGTGATCGGCTCGCCTGCGGCGAAGCCCATGCGAACGACCTTGCCGCTTGTCTTGTCGCGGTCGCGCAGCTTGGCTTTTTCTTCGTCCGTTTTGGCTTTCTCGATCGTCTTTTGCGCGGTGGCAGCATTGGTGCTGCCTTTCGAGATATAATTGACGTCGATGCCGCTATCCGGCCAATCGCGCCAGATGACATCGGTTGCGGCCAGAATGGTGCCCGGCGGCAGGTCGCGCGCAGCGACCAGAACCTGCACCTTCGGCGCCTCTTCGACGGGGCGCTGGGTCTGTCCTGCCAGATAGGACCGTGTGGCCATTACCACCAGAAGCACACCCAGTGCCGCGACGGCCAGAAACAAGATCGCGCGGATATTCATGATAGGAACCTCCTCGGTCCGGCATGCCGGAGAGCATCTGCCAATGCTCTTTCAGCTCTTGCCGCGCTGCCATGACCGCCCCCAAGGCTATCATATCGCACGGATATTGCCGAAATCATGCGCCCCATATAGTTAACATTGCGTTGGGAATTAGCTAAAAAGCGCGCGAACATCGCCGATCTCCACCCATAAGCCTGCGCAGGCAATTGCAACGCCATAAGGCACTTGCGCCGCCCGCGGGTCCACAGCCACACCGGTGCGACGCATCCATGAGCGGATTGCCATCACCAGCGCCAGAAGGCCGCCTGTCATCGCCATCACGAAGGCGAACAGGAAGGCCTGGCCACTGCCCACAAAAAGCGCGGTCGCCGCAATCAGCTTCACATCCCCGCCTCCCATTGCACCGGCCGCGAAAAGCGCCAGGGTGACAAGGAAGAATGCCGCTGCCACAGCAACAGGGATGAGGAAAGCTTCAAGGGCGGGCACGCCCGATAGCCAGTTCAGGAAAGCGTAGGGGAGGAAAAGCAGCGCCAGAACAAGCGTTAACTTGTTCGGTATGCGCCGCTCGCGAATGTCTCCGAAGGCGGCGACCAGCAATAGAATGCCGACCGCAGCCTGAAGGAGAAGCTTGGATATGATTATCCCGTCCATGCCTGCCTGATTTCCCCTGATGGGGACCGGCCTGCCCTTCAAGGGCTTGTTCCGGTCCTCAAGGAAAAGGCCGCCGGAGACCTTTATCTCCAGCGGCCTTCCGTTCTTAGAAAGCGAAACGCATTGCCTGATGCGCCGGCCGATTATTACGGCGTCGGAGCTGCGGCTTCTTCGGTAGCGCCTTCGATCTTGGTGCCAACGTCGCCAAAGAGGTCGTCGAGGGCGGTGCCAAGAGCGGTGAGGGTGCCGACGAGTACTACTGCGATCAGGGCGGCGATAAGGCCGTATTCGATTGCGGTGGCGCCTTCTTCGTTCTTGCGAAGCTTGCGGATAAGTTTGGTCATGTTTGGTCTCCAGCTGCCAAGTTTGGATAGCCCCACTATGCGAGGGAGAGTTAAACAAAAGGTTAATGCGTTTAAAAACCCCCCTTCGATATCAAATAGTTAGCCAGCATTTAGTGTAAATAACAAGGAAAATTTTAGACAAGTTGGTTAACCATTACGAACTAAGGAGAATTGAGGGTGGGTGCAGGACCGGCTTGTCAAATCAAGGCCTGTGGCAACCTGCGGCCGGAGCCTGGCGAAAATGCTGCGGCAGGGGGCAGGGAGCCCGCCAGTGCGCGACTCGGTATCTGAAAGCGACTATCTGATGGATAAATAGGGAGAATCGCCTGACGTTGCAGGCAGCGATTCGCGCAGAAACAACGATAGATTCAGGGATGGAATCAGGGAAGGACGGCTTGCAGCGAGCCGATCCGCGGGCGGAAATAGGCGATGCGGTGCAGGGTCGTTGCTCCGAACACATCAAAGATGAGCGGTTCATACCGGTAGAAATACTCGGTGATGATCACCGTTTCATTCGGGTTGACCTCAATGTCATAAGGCATGGTGATATGGTCACCTTCCTCCCCGAGCGTGCTTTCCACCGAAAGTGTGCCGGATCCTTCACGCTGCCAGAAGATGCTGGGCGTTTCGCCTTCCACCTCGCTGATCGCGGTGATGATCATCTTTGATTCATCGGCCACCGGATAGGGCGTCATGATCTGCGGGACGGCTTCGAAAATGTCGGTCACGACGCTTTCGTAGATCTTTTCATCCCGCGTGGTGAGGTCAGCGATCGCCACCACGGTATGCTGCATCTTCAGGTGCAGCAAAAGATAGTTGCTGGCTTCCAGCGTGCCGGATGCGAGCGTCAGGTAAAGCGGGATACCAAGCGCTGTCTCGGTGAGGATCGAGGCGCCTTCCTCGACGCGCAGGCGGCGCAGCAAATTGCGGGTGCATTCAATAAGGTTCATTGCGCACCGCCACAGCTGCTTCTGCAGGAAGGGCCTTGGCGATCCAGGGCATCATCCCGGTCAGGCTTTCCACGCTATATTGCACCCGGTAAAGCACGATGTCGCCGGCGTTGCCGAGGCCAACCGTGCCGACGTCTTCGTCCCACTCGCCATTGCCATTGATATCGGTGAAGGGTTCGCCTTCATCGTAAACCTCGTTGGCATTCTCATCGAGATAGGGCTCGGATTCGCCGATGTCTTCGAAGTTTTCGTAGACGAGGGTGTTGATCTCGACGGCATCCATGTCTACCCGACCGAAGGTCTGGGTGGCGATCATCTCGCGAACCACATCGTCGCGCGATACACCCTCGGTCTCGTTACCGGTGATGCCGAAACGCGATGCCTTGAGCACGGCATGCTCAAGCGCCGAGGCGACGAAATAATAGTTGGCGATCTCGAGCGTGCCGACGATCAGCGACAGGACAACAGGCAGCGCCAGCACCATCTCGACGGCGGCGACGCCGTCGTCTTGTTGCCTCAGGGCCGTGAGGGTGCGGCGAAGCCGGATCATTGCGAAAGCCTCAGGTTCGAAAGCTGCTTGCCGATGGTATCGAACACCTCGGCCAGTTCTTCATCATTCGGTGCATGATAATAGAAACTCGTGTTCGATGCACAGGTCCGATACAGCGATTTGGTCTGGCTATTTGGCGATGAGCCAAAGGTGATCGTATAGAGGATGATGCCTTCGGCTTTCATGTCGGCGCAGGTGTTCGCCAGTTTGGTGTCGAGAATGGTCTGACCGTCCGGCAGACTGTAAACACCCATGTCGTTGAGGCGGCCGTAGGCGGTATAGTCCGACCCGTCCGGGCCTGCGGTTCCGCTTGTCGTGGTTCTCAACTTGCTGCCATCCATATAGTAGCGGTAGTTCCAGTCATAGAACTGGTTGGCGCCGTCGGTGAGCAGCACCACAACCTTGTTCATGAAGGGCGTATTGTAAGCAAGCGGTAGGTTCGCCGGCGAATCACCGCCCCACAGGCCGCGCCAGCCGGGGCTGATCACGCGCCAGCCCCACACAAGGCCGAGGTTGCTGGCCGTGCCGCCGCGGTGCCAGGGCAGCATTTCGTCGATCGCTGCAAGGACTGTCGCTTTAGAGGCAACAAGCGGCGTGATCGCCGGGCCGCAACCAAGGTTCGGGCCGCGACCGTCATTCTGGGCATTGTTTCCTTCATTGAGGAAATATTTTCCCGACGACGGGTTCCACATATTGTCCGTGCTGTTTGCCCAGTACATAGAGGTGAAGGGTGCATCATCCGGCGTTTCGTCGGTCTCGTCACCGTCGCCCTCGCGGGCCATGACGCAGCCTTTCCAGGAGGACGGGGAATATTTTCCGTTCGCGATATCATTCCGGCTGTCCCAGGTCAGCCAGTCGCTGTGCTGGGAGCCGATATTGACCATTGCCGTATAGGGGACAAGGCCAACCCACAGGTTGGGGTTGGTGTCATTGTCGCCGTAGACGGTTTCGACGAGGTCAGCTGCAGCATTTTTCATCGCCGTGATGGCGGTGCCGCGCATCGAGCCGGTATTGTCCATCACCAGCACCAGTTCCATCCCGCGGGTTTCGCGGGTGATCTCGGTGCTCGCATTCACGTTGATCTTGTCGTAGCCGAAAAGCCGCATGAAGGTGGTGGCGACCTTCGCCGTGCCGGTCACCGTGATGACCTTGTTGTTCGGCGAAATGTCGATGTCGAAATCGGGGTCGATTGCCACACCGCCGGCGGCGGACATGTTGGCATAGAAGAAATCGTTGGCGTCGGATTCCATCTGGTCTTCGTACATGGCGTGACCAGCGGCAAGGCCGGCGGAATCGAGCGACTTCTGCAGCACATCGTGCACGTAGAACATGCGGGTGGCGTCGATCGCGAGCCCGGCCGCACCAATACAGGTGATAATCCCGCTTGCGATAATCGGCATCATACTGCCGCGTTCGTCCCGCCCGAGCGATAGGAGCTTCCTGCGAAACGAGTGTCGTTTCAACTCTGCCATGGTTCGTCCTGCCTTTCGGGTCCTCCTGCCAGAGAATCCCGTGCCGTCAGTGTGGTGCAGCAACCGGAGGACGTAAAGGAACGAATATAATTGTAATCAAATGCGAGAAATCAGCAGGGCAAGGCGAGGTAACCGATTGTCAGGTCTCGGGGATTTCTTCGGTGATGAAGCCCTGTGACTGTCCTGTAAGTTGAAAGCCTCCCTGATCACCGGCAAGGAAGGCGTCCACCGGCAGAATCGGCTTGTACTGATACTGGATCTCGACCGAGACAAGGCGGGTGTTATCGACCGGGTCGACAGGGGCCGTCACGATGATCGCGTTCAGATTCTCAGGCGAGAGGCCGATCAGGGCGTCTGCCGCCGTTGCGGTGACATCGTCCGTGGTCGCATCGTAATTGACGAGGGCGTAACGGGTCGCTTCCTGTGCGGCGAAGGAGATGATGCTTTGGGTCATCGCCATGCGGGCCACTTCCACCAGGAAAATGATCATGGCGAGATAGATGGGCAGGGTCAGCGCAAATTCGATTGCGGCGACCCCGCGCTCGTCACGCAGGAATTTGGACGCTGATTTTCTGTCGGCCTTCCGGGTCAATTCAGCCTCGCTACAACGTCTTCCTTGAGATGGATGTCATCGGCGATGCCCATGATGTTGAACATCATCGGATAAGTCTCGCTGATTGCGACCTTGATATAGGCGGCGCGGAGCGTCGCATCGGGGCAGCTCAGGTCCTCGCCCTCTTCGCTTGTGCATTCCACATCGGTGTCATCATCGGGGCACCGGCAATACATGGAAACATCGATCTGCCGGTCGCCGGCCGTGGTTTCTGCGGGCGCTGCTTTTTCCACGGCATTGATGATGGCGGTAAAGTCGCCGCTCTGCGGTTTGCGGACGAGGGCATATTGCATGCCGGAGCGCGCGGCGTTCGCCAGCCCCATATTATGGGCAGCAAGCAGGCCATAGTCGAACACGCCAAGCCCCACCACCAGAAGGATCGAAAGGATCATGCCGGTTTCAACCGCGATGGCGCCTTTCTCGTCGCGCCGCAGCCTGCGGATCATGGCCTTCATCAGCCGGGAGTTTTCTTTTTGCATGTCGATCACTCCACCAGTTGGACCCGTTCCTGACGCTGCAGGGCGCCAAGGCCGAGGGCGGCGCAGGCTTCTTCGCTGTTCCCGAGGTTCGAGTTACCAGTAAATTCGATCTTCTTCGATACGACCAGAAGGCAGGCGTCTTCCGTGGATGCACCGCCCGTGAAGCTGACCTTCGCGCTTGGCGCATAAATGGCACCGTTCAGGTTCATCGTCGCGCCGCCGTTGAATTTCAGCAGCGAATTGGAATCGTTATTGTACCTGTCCTGGAAGAAGAGAATGCTGTTCCAGTCGCCGGATGTCGGCGCGGTCAGGTCGACGATTGCGCCGCCGTTGACGGTGACGCTGCCGGCCTTGTAGCTGCCCTGCGAACTGAGGATGATGGTAACGCCTTCGCCGAATATTTCGGCGCCAGCGTTGGCGATGAAGTCGGCCGCCTGATTGCCGGTCGTGTACAGGTGATACACGCCAGGCTCGAAGGTCACGCCAGCTTCCTTTATAACAATGTCGCCACAATAAACACCGGGTGAAAGGGTCTCGTAGGGCTCGGCCACCTTGCCGGGATAGTCGCAGCCGGAAACGTCGGGCACCACGAGATCCTCATAGGGGTCTTTTGAGGCCGCGGCATAGGGCTCGATCACCGGAATGGTGACATTCTCCTCATGCTGGATATTGATCTCGCCCACTGCTTGCAGCGAGTTCGAGATCAGCTCGGCGTTGCCTGTCACCCGCACGGCGGGGTTGGCGGTGCTGTTGGCGATGGCGCCGCAGTCGGCGGTCACATCAGAGTCGCCGAGGAAATCGAGCGCATATTTGGCGCTCGGGTCCAGCGCGATGATGCAGTTCTGGCCGATCTTCAAGGCTGCTGCCACGGCGCGCCCGCGCACTGTCAGCGTGAATTCACTGCCGATGAAGGAATAAAGCGCCGACACGAAGTAAAGCGGGGCTTCCCGCGCCATGACGGCTTCGACATAGCCATTGCTGCCTTCATAGTCGCCGCTTACCGGCGGCATGCTGAGGCTCAGCGTGTCGCGGGCGGGGTCCAGGCCGTTCTGGCTGAGGAAATGCTCGACCTGATCGTCAAGGTCGGTGTCGTCGAAATAGGTTTGGGAATGGGCGCCATCGATGGCCGCCATGTCGGCAAGGTTCTGGACCTGCCGCCGTTCCATATACCAGTAGGACAAATCCAGCCCGAGACCGGCAAAACCCAAGATGAGCGGCATCATGATCGCCGTCATCGTAAGGGTGCCGCCCGAATCGGCCTGAAGAAATTTATGAAGCCATACCAAACCGGATGGTCTATTTTCTACTTGATACATTGCCTGCCTCGAAGCTCAACTGCCATTGCGCTTGATCAAGCCGATATTAGGTTCATCATCTTGCGATGAAGTAAACAGATCGTAGCAATTTTTTCCAAAATGGGAGAATCTGTTAAAAATGAATACTTCTCATATACATTCGGGTGACCTTGGGTTGAGTGGTTCCCTTGCCGAGCGCCTGGCTGCAGCCCGCCCGCTGCGCCGCACCGCGCCTGAGGGTTTCACGCTCACCTTCGCGACGGCACCCGATGGCGCACAGATTCGCTACGGTCTCGCGCCGGCGCTGCGGCCCGAGGCGCGGGGCACCGTGCTTTTTGTGCCGGGGCGGACCGAATTCATCGAAAAAGCGTTCGAGGACATGCATCTGTTCCACAGCCTTGGCTATGCCATGGCCGGGATGGATTTGCGCGGGCAGGGGCTTTCGCACCGCGAATGCGCGGACCGCGAAAAGCATTATGTGACGAGCTTCGACATGCATGTCGGCGATATGGACGCGGTGATTGATGCACTGGTCGCTGCCGGTGCGCCGGGGCCGTTCTTCTTGGCCGCGCATTCTGCGGGCAGCCATGCCTCGCTGCGCTATATGCATGACCATGGGGCCCGGATCGACAGGGCTGTCACAGTATCTCCGATGGTGCGGATTTTCTCCGGCGGCCTGCCGGTCTTCATGATGCGCGGCCTTGCTGGGCTGATGTGCCGGATGGGCAACGAGAACGGCTATGTGCCGGGCCATGAGGCCTTCAAGGAGGGTCGCTGGGGTTGGCGCGCCAAGCTGACCCATGATGATGAACGCTTTCTGGATGAAGATCACTTCATCCAGACCGTTGACCGTGACCTTGCGGTGGGCGGCGCCACATGGCGGTGGCTTCTGGAG
The Gimibacter soli DNA segment above includes these coding regions:
- a CDS encoding A24 family peptidase, coding for MDGIIISKLLLQAAVGILLLVAAFGDIRERRIPNKLTLVLALLFLPYAFLNWLSGVPALEAFLIPVAVAAAFFLVTLALFAAGAMGGGDVKLIAATALFVGSGQAFLFAFVMAMTGGLLALVMAIRSWMRRTGVAVDPRAAQVPYGVAIACAGLWVEIGDVRALFS
- a CDS encoding Flp family type IVb pilin, with the translated sequence MTKLIRKLRKNEEGATAIEYGLIAALIAVVLVGTLTALGTALDDLFGDVGTKIEGATEEAAAPTP
- a CDS encoding TadE/TadG family type IV pilus assembly protein, translated to MNLIECTRNLLRRLRVEEGASILTETALGIPLYLTLASGTLEASNYLLLHLKMQHTVVAIADLTTRDEKIYESVVTDIFEAVPQIMTPYPVADESKMIITAISEVEGETPSIFWQREGSGTLSVESTLGEEGDHITMPYDIEVNPNETVIITEYFYRYEPLIFDVFGATTLHRIAYFRPRIGSLQAVLP
- a CDS encoding TadE/TadG family type IV pilus assembly protein, giving the protein MIRLRRTLTALRQQDDGVAAVEMVLALPVVLSLIVGTLEIANYYFVASALEHAVLKASRFGITGNETEGVSRDDVVREMIATQTFGRVDMDAVEINTLVYENFEDIGESEPYLDENANEVYDEGEPFTDINGNGEWDEDVGTVGLGNAGDIVLYRVQYSVESLTGMMPWIAKALPAEAAVAVRNEPY
- a CDS encoding Tad domain-containing protein, producing the protein MMPIIASGIITCIGAAGLAIDATRMFYVHDVLQKSLDSAGLAAGHAMYEDQMESDANDFFYANMSAAGGVAIDPDFDIDISPNNKVITVTGTAKVATTFMRLFGYDKINVNASTEITRETRGMELVLVMDNTGSMRGTAITAMKNAAADLVETVYGDNDTNPNLWVGLVPYTAMVNIGSQHSDWLTWDSRNDIANGKYSPSSWKGCVMAREGDGDETDETPDDAPFTSMYWANSTDNMWNPSSGKYFLNEGNNAQNDGRGPNLGCGPAITPLVASKATVLAAIDEMLPWHRGGTASNLGLVWGWRVISPGWRGLWGGDSPANLPLAYNTPFMNKVVVLLTDGANQFYDWNYRYYMDGSKLRTTTSGTAGPDGSDYTAYGRLNDMGVYSLPDGQTILDTKLANTCADMKAEGIILYTITFGSSPNSQTKSLYRTCASNTSFYYHAPNDEELAEVFDTIGKQLSNLRLSQ
- a CDS encoding TadE/TadG family type IV pilus assembly protein; amino-acid sequence: MTRKADRKSASKFLRDERGVAAIEFALTLPIYLAMIIFLVEVARMAMTQSIISFAAQEATRYALVNYDATTDDVTATAADALIGLSPENLNAIIVTAPVDPVDNTRLVSVEIQYQYKPILPVDAFLAGDQGGFQLTGQSQGFITEEIPET
- a CDS encoding TadE/TadG family type IV pilus assembly protein, which codes for MQKENSRLMKAMIRRLRRDEKGAIAVETGMILSILLVVGLGVFDYGLLAAHNMGLANAARSGMQYALVRKPQSGDFTAIINAVEKAAPAETTAGDRQIDVSMYCRCPDDDTDVECTSEEGEDLSCPDATLRAAYIKVAISETYPMMFNIMGIADDIHLKEDVVARLN